The Pantoea phytobeneficialis genomic sequence CTGCATGCGGAGGGGGAGCCACAGTGTCTCGAACCTGAGAAATGCGAAGGCTGGCAGTGGTTTGCGCCGGAAGCCTTGCCGGAACCGCTGTTCGCTCCGCTCCGCACGTTGATTGCGCGCGATGGGCTGGCGGCGTTACAGCCGGAGCATCATCACTGAAACCCGGTCACCATCCACTTCGCGCTGTTCCACGTCCTGCCAGCCGAAGCGCTGGTAAAGCGCCTGTTGGTCCGGGGTATACAGCCACAGCGCGGAGATATTCCGCGCGCGGGCTTCCGTAATCATCCGGCTGATTAGCGCGCTGCCGACCCCTTTGCCGCGATGTTCAGGGGCGGTAATCACTTCACCCAACCAGAACTCACGCTCGACAACATCGGTTAACTCATGCTGGATCAGGCTGGCGGATGCCATCAAAGCGCCATCGGCTGCGGTTGCCACCAGTGTCAGGGTCTTGACCGAGGGCAGATTGCGTGCCTGCAAACGCGCCTCGATCTGCCCCGGATTGTTCCAGTTGGGATACGCCGCCCATTCGCGAAATAACAGTTGCGTTAGCGGCGTGATAAGGGCGGGCTGCTGTTGCAGCGAGCTGATTTGCATGGCGTTTCCTTAGATGTTTTCTCCCGGAGAGAGACAGTCTAACGATAAAGCTTCAGATTTCCCGTCAGCCGGGTAATTTTTTTCTTTGGTCCGATCAAGCCGATCGCCACCAGCTCGATATGATCGCTGTGCGCTGAAGCAATGCGTTCACCATATTCATCATAGGTTTTGCAGGACTGCGCCAGGGCGCTGAACGGCATGGTGAAAATCTCCGCATCATTGGCACAGTTTTGCTGCAATTCGCGCAAATAATTCCCCTGCGCCAGTAACACCGGCAAAGGCGCATATATCACCCCCGGATAGTATTCACCGTCCTGGCTGTGCATATCCGGCCCTACCAGATTATCAATCCATTTGCCAAAGCTGATGCCAATCACGCTGGCAGCATTCATCGCCAGCCCGACGGGCAATTGCTGGTCAATCACCAGGGTACAACGGTGCACATTGGCGTCAAATTTCATACTTTTCTCCTGCGGTTGCTGTGGCAGATATTGTGCGCGACGCGCAGAGAAAAGTGCTTGCTGTTTAGCAGACTATTTCCTTAAGTTAAGGCAGAATTAACCCTAATGCGATATTTAAAAGAAAGGATATTCCCGCAATGAGTTTGACCAGGACAGATATCAAAATTCTTACGCAGTTGCAGCAGGATGCACGCATCACCAATCAGAACCTCGCCGATGCGATTGGCCTGTCGCCTTCGCCTTGCTGGCGCAAAGTCCGCAAGCTGGAAGAAGATGACGTGATTCAGGGGTATCGCGCGGTGCTGAACCGCAAGAAGATCGGCCTCAATATGATGGTGTTTGTGCGTGTCACTATCGACAGCCATAGCGAGGCAGAAGCGCGGAAGTTTGAGGCGGAAGTTGCTGCGCTGGAGAACGTGGTTGCCTGCTATAGCATTGGCGGCGATGCCGATTTCTTGTTGCAGGTAGTGGCGGCAGATATGGATCGCTATGCCGATTTTGCTATGTCGGTAATTCGCCGCTTGCCGGGCATTAAAGAGATGCAAAGCATGTTTGTGCTGAAAGAAATCAAAGCCCAATCCGTCTGGCCGATTCAGGCCACAGACCACAGTTAGCTTTTGTGTTACAACTTTTGCGCAAAGCACTCACAGAATGTCAAAGGTTGATGTATAGTCCGCTTCTTTTTTCGGAGGAACCATGCTGACCAACTCATCCACCCGCCTTAATAAATACATCAGCGAGAGCGGTATTTGCTCACGCCGTGATGCCGATCGTTATATCGAACAGGGCAATGTTTTTATCAACGGTAAACGCGCCAGCGTGGGTGCGCAGGTGTTTGCTGGTGATGAAGTTAAAGTGAATGGTCAGCTGATTGAACCGCGTGACGCAGAAGATTTGGTGTTGATTGCGTTGAACAAGCCGGTGGGCATCATTACCACGATGGAAGAGGGCGAGCGCGATAACATCAGCGACTTCGTCAACCATAGCAAACGCGTGTTTCCGATTGGCCGACTGGATAAAGACTCCCAGGGGCTGATTTTCCTGACTAATCATGGCGA encodes the following:
- a CDS encoding Lrp/AsnC family transcriptional regulator, giving the protein MSLTRTDIKILTQLQQDARITNQNLADAIGLSPSPCWRKVRKLEEDDVIQGYRAVLNRKKIGLNMMVFVRVTIDSHSEAEARKFEAEVAALENVVACYSIGGDADFLLQVVAADMDRYADFAMSVIRRLPGIKEMQSMFVLKEIKAQSVWPIQATDHS
- a CDS encoding DUF2000 domain-containing protein, which translates into the protein MKFDANVHRCTLVIDQQLPVGLAMNAASVIGISFGKWIDNLVGPDMHSQDGEYYPGVIYAPLPVLLAQGNYLRELQQNCANDAEIFTMPFSALAQSCKTYDEYGERIASAHSDHIELVAIGLIGPKKKITRLTGNLKLYR
- a CDS encoding GNAT family N-acetyltransferase, whose product is MQISSLQQQPALITPLTQLLFREWAAYPNWNNPGQIEARLQARNLPSVKTLTLVATAADGALMASASLIQHELTDVVEREFWLGEVITAPEHRGKGVGSALISRMITEARARNISALWLYTPDQQALYQRFGWQDVEQREVDGDRVSVMMLRL